A window from Primulina eburnea isolate SZY01 chromosome 2, ASM2296580v1, whole genome shotgun sequence encodes these proteins:
- the LOC140824274 gene encoding uncharacterized protein, translating into MGSNREKAFEELKKYLAELSVLAKLATGEPLWVYLFANEEAVNSVLQPVYYVSHALKGAEIRYSGLKKLALALVMTARRLRPYFLSHPIVVLTNSPLGRILTHSDMSGRLVKLTTELGECDIQYEPRTAIKAQALADFLAETMRQENEDPWKVYVDGSSSKDGSGVGVVLISPAGEEVKLAVRLDFRASNNEAEYEAVLVGLRAARNVGATRVLIFSDSQLVAQQIKGMYDVKDEKLIEYAREVD; encoded by the coding sequence ATGGGATCCAACCGCGAGAAAGCGTTTGAAGAGTTGAAAAAATACCTTGCTGAGCTGTCTGTCCTGGCCAAACTGGCGACAGGTGAACCTTTGTGGGTATATTTATTTGCCAACGAGGAAGCTGTGAATTCGGTCCTACAGCCAGTCTATTATGTTTCGCATGCACTCAAGGGGGCAGAGATCAGATACTCAGGGTTGAAAAAATTGGCTTTGGCTTTAGTGATGACAGCGAGGCGCTTGAGACCCTACTTCCTATCTCATCCAATTGTGGTGCTAACTAACAGTCCATTGGGCAGAATCCTCACTCATTCCGATATGTCTGGCCGTTTGGTAAAATTGACTACTGAGCTGGGTGAGTGTGACATCCAGTATGAACCAAGAACAGCTATCAAAGCACAAGCCTTAGCCGATTTTCTGGCTGAGACTATGCGTCAGGAGAATGAAGACCCTTGGAAGGTGTATGTGGATGGTTCCTCGTCGAAGGATGGAAGTGGGGTGGGAGTAGTactgatttcaccagctggGGAGGAAGTGAAGTTGGCTGTAAGGTTGGACTTTCGAGCATCCAATAATGAGGCAGAGTATGAGGCTGTGTTGGTAGGACTTCGAGCAGCCAGAAATGTGGGAGCTACCCGGGTACTTATTTTTTCTGATTCACAGTTGGTAGCACAACAGATTAAAGGGATGTATGATGTGAAAGATGAGAAGCTTATTGAGTATGCTCGAGAAGTGGACTGA
- the LOC140824275 gene encoding uncharacterized protein yields MSQRVDSSARPPPRGIVAPHNDALVVTATVADYDVERIFIDNGSFVNILFKSTLDQMKVEEFEFEPISTPLYGFAGHVIPPLGQIVLPLSLGRDSRWVTKMITFTVVDTPSSYNGILGRPVLKDFRAVASTYNQKLKFHVGKEEEVLCRDQKVA; encoded by the exons ATGTCGCAGAGGGTTGATAGCAGTGCTCGACCTCCGCCGCGGG GCATTGTGGCTCCTcataacgatgccttggtggtGACGGCCACCGTTGCCGATTACGATGTGGAACGAATCtttattgataatggaagctTTGTTAATATCCTGTTCAAGAGCACTCTTGATCAGATGAAGGTGGAGGAATTTGAGTTCGAGCCGATCTCTACTCCTCTATATGGATTTGCAGGACATGTCATCCCGCCGCTTGGTCAGATTGTCCTTCCTCTATCTTTGGGACGTGACTCTCGGTGGGTAACAAAGATGATAACATTTACCGTGGTGGATACCCCCTCATCATATAATGGAATCCTGGGACGGCCAGTCTTAAAGGATTTTAGAGCCGTAGCTTCCACGTATAATCAGAAGTTGAAGTTTCATGTGGGGAAGGAGGAGGAAGTCTTGTGTAGAGACCAGAAAGTTGCATGA